In one window of Cydia fagiglandana chromosome 1, ilCydFagi1.1, whole genome shotgun sequence DNA:
- the LOC134679704 gene encoding uncharacterized protein LOC134679704, with product MRVAFVISVLVWLLVQDSITCVRIRDLRVPAHVAEGSEVVLGCIFDMQGHRLFSVKWLRNGEVFYHYRPGSGTYNVPDIRAFSDQGVSVDVSRSSMETVTLLFMGRESAGEYRCDVTGEGPLFRKDSAKKNITVDLVPEKEPEVTGLQEYYDVGSPVLLNCTSTGARPASRVQWFVNNMQAQKYHVRGPWYRRSLHRLDAYDTTVELSFGVRESHFLSGIMILKCEATLAPLYRKEVEFKYQRLPRTKGSILIETTTKFLEKTTEEPCTETITVELDEPPPHLEPWSINTNDATTNPGKVY from the exons ATGCGTGTAGCGTTTGTGATAAGTGTTTTGGTGTGGTTACTAGTGCAag ATTCCATAACATGTGTGCGGATCCGCGACCTGCGGGTGCCGGCGCACGTGGCCGAGGGCTCGGAGGTGGTGCTGGGCTGCATATTCGACATGCAGGGCCATCGGCTCTTCTCCGTCAAGTGGCTGAGGAACGGAGAGGTCTTCTACCACTACCGGCCCGGCAGCGGCACCTACAACGTGCCAGACATTAGGGCCTTCTCAGATCAAGGAGTATCTGTTGAT GTGTCGCGGTCGAGCATGGAGACAGTGACGCTGCTGTTCATGGGTCGCGAGTCGGCGGGCGAGTACCGCTGCGACGTCACAGGCGAGGGGCCGCTCTTCCGGAAGGATTCCGCCAAAAAAAACATCACGGTCGACC TGGTACCTGAAAAAGAGCCTGAAGTGACGGGTCTCCAGGAGTACTACGACGTGGGTTCACCTGTACTGCTGAACTGTACATCCACGGGCGCGCGACCCGCGAGTCGGGTGCAGTGGTTTGTGAACAACATGCAAGCGCAGAAGTACCACGTGCGGGGACCGTGGTACCGGCGCTCGCTTCACCGCCTGGACGCGTACGACACCACGGTCGAGCTCTCTTTCGGAGTGCGGGAGTCGCATTTCTTAAGTGGAATCATGATATTAAAG TGTGAGGCAACATTAGCGCCATTATATCGCAAGGAGGTGGAGTTCAAATACCAGAGACTTCCGCGGACCAAGGGAAGCATACTCATAGAGACCACAACGAAGTTCCTAGAGAAAACCACTGAGGAACCATGTACTGAAACCATAACTGTGGAATTGGACGAGCCGCCACCGCACCTGGAGCCTTGGTCGATTAACACAAATGATGCAACAACTAATCCAGGTAAggtttattga